The Gimesia chilikensis nucleotide sequence TCTCTTCGATGGCTCTGCACCTTTCCCTGGCCTCCGGAGCGCTAATTGAATGCCCGCACTATAGTCGACAGGCGGGTTCAGTGCCAGCAGTTCCCTGCTGTCTGACCTCAATCTTCTCCGGAACCCTGATCATAATGCTCAGCCAGAATCGATCGGGTGCGACGAACCAGTTCCACATCCCCCGTCCCGGTTTCAGCGAACGTATCGTCTATCAATACCAGGAACCGCCCCTGCTTCTCCTCAATCACTGCGACCTCTTCCGGCAACTCCGGCCATTCCCAGTCACTGTGCGGATGATAAGACATCCACCAGCAGTCCGTTTCATTAAATTGCACTTCAGGCCAGTCTAAAGCTTCTAATAGAAAAGAACTGTCAAAGTGGGCAGAGTCCGGTTCCCAGCATTCAATCAGAATGCGCAAGATCTGAAGGATCCCCCCCACGGACAGAAGCGGTTTGATCACATCTGTGATCATGGGAAAGTTGAGGCGGACACTATTATGAGAAAACTCACTCCAGCAGCCGGCATCAATTCTCAGTGCGACAAAACTGCCATCGTCAAAAGCATTACAGATTGATTCACTGAATCCTAACTCTTCATCAATACTCCGATCGACATCATTTCTGTAGACTCCCTTGGCGATGATCGGTTCCAGCCCTTTCGCTGTCATAGAAATACGATGACCGTCCGGGTCCATCGCATCCGTAGCCCATGCCTTGAGCAGCGGAGACATCGGCTTCAGCTTGCGCAGCATTTTCGACATCCGCCTGGCAATCTCAGCCGGACTTTCCTTCCGAACACCCCAGTAGATACTAAAGTCATATCCGCTGAACATCTTCTCTCCAGACTGATTTCTTTTCAGAATTGGACTCAGCTTCTGTCTGACACAAAGGAAGACAAAGGGCGCTGAAACAGCACGCTTCAACTCCGCAGACAGATCAC carries:
- a CDS encoding Imm52 family immunity protein, with amino-acid sequence MFSGYDFSIYWGVRKESPAEIARRMSKMLRKLKPMSPLLKAWATDAMDPDGHRISMTAKGLEPIIAKGVYRNDVDRSIDEELGFSESICNAFDDGSFVALRIDAGCWSEFSHNSVRLNFPMITDVIKPLLSVGGILQILRILIECWEPDSAHFDSSFLLEALDWPEVQFNETDCWWMSYHPHSDWEWPELPEEVAVIEEKQGRFLVLIDDTFAETGTGDVELVRRTRSILAEHYDQGSGED